A stretch of Imperialibacter roseus DNA encodes these proteins:
- a CDS encoding YihY/virulence factor BrkB family protein: protein MASLKEKITNITQFIETDIWRIKLDSLPKGRRFFYRQIRVLVLAGKGFIRDEVGVKSSALTYFTLLSIVPVIALAFGISKGFGFDIQNSISTLLAGQEQATEFAFEAAENMLKNAKGGVVAGVGLIVLLYTVLRLLNSVEETFNDIWEIKKQRSLQRKISEYTAILLISPILVFFSSSLTVLASSEVQTLTQQIELLDLFAPLILFLLKFLPYTLIWLLLILLYLIMPNTGVKVKSAVIAGVVAGTAFQLLQWGYIEFQVGVSKYNDIYGGLAALPLFLIWAQASWMIVLFGAELSFAHQNAARYEFSNEHLQPSTRHKEFIALLVVRLLILRFKNGEPGLTVGEITDRLLVPFRFANVIVRELVEVKILSEINNGEREDSTYQPAMDIDLITAYLVIDRLENRGLNNICILNDDEATLMLQTIDTMEADMDKSMVNRPLGELHL from the coding sequence ATGGCGTCGTTGAAAGAGAAAATTACAAATATTACTCAATTCATAGAAACTGACATCTGGCGAATTAAACTTGATTCGCTTCCGAAAGGCAGAAGGTTTTTTTACCGACAGATTAGGGTACTTGTGCTGGCAGGCAAAGGATTTATAAGAGACGAGGTTGGCGTTAAATCCTCAGCGTTGACCTATTTCACTTTGCTGTCCATTGTTCCGGTTATTGCCCTTGCATTTGGCATTAGTAAAGGATTTGGGTTCGATATTCAAAATTCTATCAGCACGTTGCTGGCTGGGCAAGAGCAAGCGACTGAGTTTGCCTTTGAAGCAGCAGAAAATATGCTGAAAAACGCCAAAGGAGGAGTGGTGGCAGGGGTAGGTTTGATTGTGCTGCTTTACACGGTTTTACGGTTGCTTAATAGCGTAGAGGAGACTTTTAACGATATTTGGGAGATCAAAAAGCAGCGTTCTTTACAACGAAAGATATCCGAGTACACAGCCATACTGCTTATTTCGCCAATCCTGGTTTTCTTTTCCAGTTCTCTCACAGTTTTAGCCAGCTCTGAGGTGCAAACTCTCACTCAGCAGATTGAGCTTTTGGATTTGTTCGCCCCTCTTATCTTGTTTCTGCTTAAATTTTTGCCTTATACACTCATTTGGCTTCTATTAATTCTTCTTTACCTGATCATGCCTAATACCGGTGTAAAGGTAAAGTCGGCTGTTATCGCCGGCGTCGTTGCAGGAACTGCCTTTCAACTGCTTCAATGGGGGTATATAGAATTTCAGGTGGGTGTTTCAAAGTACAACGACATCTATGGTGGTTTAGCCGCCCTTCCTTTGTTTCTGATATGGGCCCAGGCCAGCTGGATGATTGTGTTGTTTGGAGCTGAGCTTTCATTTGCCCACCAAAATGCGGCGAGGTATGAATTCTCTAATGAGCATTTGCAACCTAGTACCCGTCACAAGGAATTCATTGCTCTGCTTGTTGTAAGGCTATTAATTCTCAGGTTTAAAAATGGAGAGCCAGGCCTCACGGTTGGGGAAATTACAGACAGATTGCTTGTTCCTTTCAGGTTTGCCAATGTGATTGTCAGAGAGTTAGTAGAGGTGAAAATCCTTTCTGAGATTAATAATGGAGAACGGGAAGACAGCACCTACCAGCCGGCAATGGACATTGATTTAATTACTGCCTATCTGGTGATTGACCGCCTTGAAAACAGAGGTCTGAACAATATCTGTATTCTCAATGATGATGAGGCTACACTTATGTTACAGACGATTGATACAATGGAAGCTGACATGGACAAGTCAATGGTGAACAGGCCCCTTGGCGAGCTTCATTTGTAG
- a CDS encoding PaaI family thioesterase yields MGSTSTLTEKQEKFRQKMLNPFLFWVYTFGNVPAGWMAGMRLKELSKERAVTTIPFKWLNKNPFKSIYFAVQSMAAELSTASIALLAITDRSPSVATIIVDLKAEFPKRATGKTTFTCEDGQRIFEAVELAISTGQPQTVTAKTTGTLPDGTIVSVFHFTWSFKQRSK; encoded by the coding sequence ATGGGCAGCACAAGCACACTTACGGAGAAACAGGAAAAGTTCAGACAGAAGATGCTGAACCCATTTCTTTTCTGGGTCTACACATTTGGCAACGTCCCTGCAGGGTGGATGGCCGGAATGAGACTAAAGGAACTGAGCAAAGAAAGGGCGGTTACTACTATCCCTTTCAAATGGCTTAACAAAAACCCTTTCAAATCTATATATTTTGCTGTTCAAAGCATGGCTGCAGAGCTTTCCACAGCGTCCATTGCCCTTTTGGCGATAACGGACAGGAGCCCGAGTGTGGCCACCATAATTGTTGATTTGAAAGCAGAATTCCCAAAAAGAGCGACTGGAAAAACCACCTTCACCTGTGAGGATGGTCAGAGAATATTTGAAGCAGTTGAGCTAGCCATAAGCACGGGGCAGCCTCAAACTGTGACTGCCAAAACCACCGGCACTTTGCCGGACGGCACAATCGTTTCTGTGTTTCACTTTACCTGGTCTTTTAAACAACGTTCTAAGTAA
- a CDS encoding sodium/sugar symporter, whose protein sequence is MSFSSIDIVVFCIYALIIIGIAWWVSRKKEGVEQDSTDYFLAGKSLPWYAIGASLIASNISAEQIIGMSGSGFAIGMAIAAYELMAAVTLLLVAKYLLPIYLNKKIFTMPQFLLLRYDGRVRTSLAVFWLLLYVFVNLTTVMFLGALALNTVIGIPFLYGILGLGTFALLYSIYGGLKAVAYTDIIQVIFLVIGGILVSGVALNLVSGGEGAFSGFLTLIREVPGKFDMVFDVDSTYMINGESKSSYMDLPGISVLIGGMWIANLAYWGCNQYITQRALAAKNLTEARKGVAFAAFLKVIMPIFVVIPGVAAFYLVDKTGDANIINAMMSDGLMKPDKSYPAMLSLVPAGLKGVTFAALIGAIISSLASMMNSTATIFTMDIYHKFINKNSTETNLVKIGRITSFVALAIACLVTPALEGFDQMFQYIQEFSGFVTPAVTVIFLFGMFWSKSTSNAALWVAVLSIPINAFFYFFVPEVPFIDRMGFVFIVLCFAMIIISWIDKADFKWRNQNFLIIVGCLFLFIIMEGGNHEMFDGTILSMDTHIGKTLIHLMSLMFVAVALFLSQGIDYDKKAIDISKKVYRSSKQFNTMALIIVVLVTLIYIIWW, encoded by the coding sequence ATGAGCTTTTCGTCAATTGACATTGTTGTATTTTGTATTTATGCTCTTATCATCATAGGCATTGCCTGGTGGGTCTCCAGAAAAAAGGAAGGCGTTGAGCAAGATTCAACCGACTATTTCCTGGCAGGAAAATCACTTCCCTGGTATGCAATAGGCGCTTCTTTAATCGCCTCCAACATTTCGGCAGAGCAAATCATTGGTATGTCCGGATCGGGGTTTGCCATAGGAATGGCCATTGCAGCCTATGAATTAATGGCTGCAGTAACGCTGCTGCTGGTGGCCAAATACCTTTTGCCCATCTATTTAAATAAGAAGATTTTCACTATGCCTCAGTTTCTTTTGCTGAGATATGATGGCAGGGTAAGAACTAGTTTGGCTGTATTCTGGCTCCTTCTCTATGTTTTTGTCAACCTAACAACGGTGATGTTCCTGGGGGCGCTTGCACTTAATACTGTTATTGGCATTCCATTCCTGTATGGCATACTGGGTCTTGGCACATTTGCTCTCCTTTATTCTATTTACGGGGGATTAAAAGCCGTAGCCTACACCGACATTATTCAGGTGATATTCCTTGTCATCGGTGGTATTCTCGTATCAGGAGTCGCCCTTAATTTAGTAAGTGGCGGCGAAGGTGCTTTTAGTGGCTTCCTCACCCTCATCAGGGAAGTACCTGGTAAGTTTGATATGGTTTTTGATGTGGACTCCACTTATATGATCAATGGTGAATCCAAGTCGTCCTATATGGATTTGCCCGGAATTTCGGTACTTATCGGAGGCATGTGGATTGCTAACCTGGCCTATTGGGGATGCAACCAGTATATTACCCAAAGAGCCCTTGCAGCCAAGAACCTTACTGAAGCACGTAAAGGCGTGGCATTCGCAGCCTTCCTGAAAGTGATCATGCCCATCTTTGTGGTGATCCCGGGTGTTGCAGCATTTTACCTTGTAGATAAAACAGGAGACGCCAACATCATTAATGCTATGATGAGCGACGGGCTCATGAAGCCTGACAAGTCTTATCCGGCTATGTTGTCTCTCGTGCCAGCCGGACTGAAGGGAGTAACATTTGCCGCTTTAATTGGTGCCATTATTTCATCGTTGGCTTCTATGATGAACTCAACGGCGACGATTTTCACGATGGACATTTACCATAAGTTCATCAATAAGAATTCTACTGAAACCAACCTTGTGAAAATCGGTCGTATTACCAGCTTCGTTGCTTTGGCAATTGCGTGCCTTGTAACGCCCGCACTGGAAGGCTTCGATCAGATGTTTCAGTATATCCAGGAGTTTTCGGGCTTTGTGACCCCCGCCGTCACTGTCATCTTCCTATTTGGAATGTTCTGGAGCAAGTCAACTTCCAACGCAGCTCTGTGGGTCGCTGTGCTTTCAATACCTATCAATGCCTTTTTCTATTTCTTCGTACCCGAAGTGCCATTTATTGACCGCATGGGTTTTGTGTTCATTGTCCTTTGCTTTGCAATGATCATCATCTCGTGGATCGACAAAGCGGACTTCAAATGGAGAAATCAGAATTTCCTCATCATTGTTGGCTGCCTTTTCCTTTTTATCATTATGGAGGGTGGAAACCACGAAATGTTTGATGGAACGATCCTGAGCATGGATACTCATATCGGAAAAACGCTTATTCACCTGATGAGCCTGATGTTTGTGGCTGTTGCACTGTTCCTGTCTCAAGGAATAGACTACGACAAAAAAGCCATTGATATATCTAAAAAGGTTTATCGATCGTCGAAACAGTTTAATACCATGGCGCTCATCATCGTTGTGCTGGTGACTCTCATCTACATTATATGGTGGTAG